Proteins found in one Oncorhynchus mykiss isolate Arlee chromosome 17, USDA_OmykA_1.1, whole genome shotgun sequence genomic segment:
- the LOC110493374 gene encoding zinc finger protein 271-like isoform X4 yields MDEDSADPSIPPLSCSTEPNPPESLVPDSNHRDIDNCSEIPRFNIVVKEEEDWDNTVERGASSNTSSSDGAPTEPEQHQENPRPKKFWRCPECGIEIAHPSNFNRHLRTHTNLAKESSVCPICGKDFVHPSKLKRHFRTHTGEKPYQCSVCGKRFTLQPHLERHQMTHPGEKQPDATKKHPCSDCGKECFSAYELKMHMRKHTGERPHQCSYCEMSFGCKGTLSRHVRRHTGAPTPKPYQCSQCGKRYESPSRLRQHQTVHTGDKPYECSDCGRGFASTEGLRKRQCNHASNHSNQCTLGIPDMASSGSKTMNIKIEDEEQELAINVKEEEIVVFVNADGKKPYRCTSCKNTFVHRSSLARHKQSHTSVAQYSCSECGKEFSQSWTFKIHMQQHTGENPYHCCRCDKSFSASPLLKRHQRVHTKVKPYPCSLCRNKLSSANQSCLHAGEGPVASLSQAPGQGSQQQVSAVVEESVVLDVKEEEEDPAFAERPDRCSESEVSPSTTGLPEQHQGNHTAKKNHYCSVCGKNCHKLSKLQIHMRTHTGEKPYSCSVCGKQFSDKGNLKKHQTLHTEEKLYSCSVCGESFSSSSNLTKHQRTHTGESHGFTPALVIIVKEEEEDPAFAERHDHCSDSEGSPSTSGLPEQHQGNHTAKKIHCCSVCGQDCKKLSKLLIHMRIHTGEKPYPCSVCGKEFRVKRHLQDHQIVHTGEKPYVCSKCDKRFGFASALKRHQWLHAEEKPYSCSVCGKGFSLQSRMKEHFLMHSGEKPHSCSVCGKSFSRPDQLKDHSLQHTGKPHHCSMCEQSFALSKQLLKHEKTHTGKRPYSCSVCGKSFSEKAYLEDHRSVHTGEKRHPCPDCDKKFGCASSLRKHRLLHIEGKSHSCSVCGKNFSEARYLKEHFRTHTGEKPFSCSVCDKSFARSAGLKVHHRYHTGEKPYSCTKCGQSFISSQKLQRHQKTHAGLPPVEFQNPVTIEGEREREDEKVGGLIHSAGEEVGWDLHRLGESSEGRTSTSGEPKET; encoded by the exons ATGGATGAG GATTCTGCTGACccatccatcccccctctctcctgctccactGAACCCAACCCTCCAGAGTCACTGGTTCCTGACTCTAACCATAGAGACATCGACAACTGCAGTGAAATACCCAGATTTAACATTGTAGTCAAGGAGGAGGAAGACTGGGACAATACTG TTGAACGAGGAGCGAGTTCTAACACCAGCTCTAGTGATGGGGCACCAACAGAACCTGAACAGCACCAGGAGAATCCTAGACCTAAGAAGTTTTGGCGCTGCCCAGAATGTGGAATAGAGATCGCTCACCCATCTAATTTCAACAGACAcctgagaacacacacaaaccttGCTAAGGAGTCTTCCGTCTGTCCAATATGTGGGAAAGACTTTGTTCACCCCTCCAAACTGAAGAGACACTTCCGAACAcatacaggagaaaagccttaccagTGCTCTGTGTGCGGGAAGCGATTCACACTACAGCCCCACCTGGAAAGACATCAGATGACCCACCCTGGAGAGAAACAGCCAGACGCGACAAAGAAGCACCCGTGCTCCGATTGTGGAAAGGAATGTTTCTCTGCATATGAACTGAAGATGCACATGAGAAAGCACACAGGGGAGAGACCTCACCAGTGCTCCTACTGCGAGATGAGCTTTGGCTGTAAGGGAACTCTATCGAGACACGTACGACGCCATACAGGAGCACCCACACCGAAACCTTACCAATGCTCACAGTGTGGGAAGAGATACGAGTCACCATCAAGGCTCAGGCAGCATCAGACTGTGCACACTGGAGATAAACCTTACGAGTGCTCTGATTGTGGGAGGGGTTTTGCTTCGACCGAAGGTCTTCGCAAACGTCAATGCAACCATGCCAGTAACCATAGCAACCAGTGTACACTGGGAATTCCAGATATGGCGTCATCGGGCAGTAAAACTATGAATATCAAGATCGAAGACGAGGAACAGGAGCTGGCAATTAATGTCAAAGAGGAGGAAATTGTTGTTTTTGTCAATGCTGATGGAAAGAAACCTTACCGGTGTACCTCCTGTAAAAATACCTTTGTTCACCGTAGCTCTCTAGCAAGACACAAACAATCCCACACTAGTGTCGCACAATACAGCTGCTCAGAATGTGGGAAGGAATTCAGCCAATCGTGGACTTTCAAGATACACATGCAACAGCACACCGGAGAGAACCCGTACCACTGCTGTCGGTGTGATAAGAGTTTCTCAGCTTCACCACTCCTCAAAAGACACCAGCGAGTTCACACTAAGGTGAAACCTTACCCCTGCTCTCTCTGCAGAAATAAATTATCGTCGGCAAATCAGTCCTGTCTCCATGCTGGAGAAGGACCTGTGGCTAGCCTGAGCCAAGCTCCTGGACAGGGATCACAGCAGCAGGTGTCTGCAGTGGTAGAGGAGTCTGTTGTACTGgatgtgaaagaggaggaggaggatcctGCTTTTG CAGAGAGACCTGACCGCTGCTCTGAGAGTGAAGTGAGTCCCTCTACAACAGGACTACCTGAACAACACCAGGGGAATCACACAGCTAAGAAGAATCACTACTGTTCAGTGTGTGGAAAAAACTGTCACAAGTTATCAAAACTACAAATACATATGAGAACTCACACAGGAGAAaaaccttactcctgctctgtctGCGGGAAACAATTCAGTGACAAAGGAAACCTGAAAAAACACCAGACGTTGCACACAGAAGAGAAGCTGTACAGTTGCTCCGTGTGCGGGGAGAGTTTCTCTTCATCGTCAAATCTTACCAAACACCAGAGAACGCACACAGGAGAGAGTCATGGTTTTACACCAGCACTGGTTATCAtagtgaaagaggaggaagaggatccTGCTTTTG CAGAGAGACATGACCACTGCTCTGACAGTGAAGGGAGTCCCTCTACATCAGGACTACCTGAACAACACCAGGGGAATCACACAGCTAAGAAAATTCACTGTTGTTCAGTGTGCGGACAAGACTGCAAAAAGTTATCAAAACTGCTAATACAtatgagaatacacacaggagaaaagccataTCCTTGCTCTGTGTGTGGAAAGGAGTTCCGTGTCAAAAGACATCTTCAAGACCACCAGATagtgcacactggagagaaaccttacgtCTGCTCCAAATGTGACAAGAGGTTTGGTTTTGCCTCAGCCTTGAAAAGGCACCAGTGGTTACACGCAGAAGAGAAACCTTACTCTTGCTCTGTGTGTGGGAAGGGTTTTAGCTTACAATCACGCATGAAGGAACACTTCCTGATGCACTCAGGAGAAAAACCCCACTCCTGCTCtgtctgtggaaagagtttcagcCGTCCAGATCAGTTAAAGGACCACTCTCTGCAACACACAGGGAAACCCCACCACTGTTCTATGTGTGAGCAAAGCTTTGCCTTGTCTAAACAACTCCTGAAGCACGAGAAGACTCACACAGGAAAGAGACCTTATAGTTGCTCtgtgtgtgggaagagtttcagtgAGAAGGCGTATCTTGAAGACCACCGGTCagtgcacactggagagaaacgaCACCCTTGCCCTGATTGTGACAAGAAGTTTGGATGTGCTTCGTCCCTGCGTAAACACAGACTGTTGCACATAGAAGGGAAATCCCACTCCTGCTCTGTGTGTGGGAAGAATTTTTCTGAAGCACGTTACTTGAAGGAGCATTTCcggacacacactggagagaaacctttctCCTGCTCTGTCTGCGATAAGAGTTTTGCGAGATCAGCAGGCCTTAAAGTCCACCACAGATAtcatacaggagagaaaccttacagctGCACTAAATGCGGCCAGAGCTTCATTAGTTCTCAAAAACTTCAGAGACATCAGAAAACTCATGCTGGTTTACCACCTGTTGAGTTTCAAAACCCTGTTACAATtgaaggagagcgggagagagaagatgagaaagTTGGTGGTCTGATTCATTCAGCTGGAGAAGAGGTTGGTTGGGATCTTCATCGTCTCG GCGAAAGTTCGGAGGGGAGAACCTCTACATCAGGAGAACCTAAAGAAACCTAG
- the LOC110493374 gene encoding zinc finger protein 271-like isoform X3: MNEDSADPSIPPLSCSTEPNPPESLVPDSNHRDIDNCSEIPRFNIVVKEEEDWDNTVERGASSNTSSSDGAPTEPEQHQENPRPKKFWRCPECGIEIAHPSNFNRHLRTHTNLAKESSVCPICGKDFVHPSKLKRHFRTHTGEKPYQCSVCGKRFTLQPHLERHQMTHPGEKQPDATKKHPCSDCGKECFSAYELKMHMRKHTGERPHQCSYCEMSFGCKGTLSRHVRRHTGAPTPKPYQCSQCGKRYESPSRLRQHQTVHTGDKPYECSDCGRGFASTEGLRKRQCNHASNHSNQCTLGIPDMASSGSKTMNIKIEDEEQELAINVKEEEIVVFVNADGKKPYRCTSCKNTFVHRSSLARHKQSHTSVAQYSCSECGKEFSQSWTFKIHMQQHTGENPYHCCRCDKSFSASPLLKRHQRVHTKVKPYPCSLCRNKLSSANQSCLHAGEGPVASLSQAPGQGSQQQVSAVVEESVVLDVKEEEEDPAFAERPDRCSESEVSPSTTGLPEQHQGNHTAKKNHYCSVCGKNCHKLSKLQIHMRTHTGEKPYSCSVCGKQFSDKGNLKKHQTLHTEEKLYSCSVCGESFSSSSNLTKHQRTHTGESHGFTPALVIIVKEEEEDPAFAERHDHCSDSEGSPSTSGLPEQHQGNHTAKKIHCCSVCGQDCKKLSKLLIHMRIHTGEKPYPCSVCGKEFRVKRHLQDHQIVHTGEKPYVCSKCDKRFGFASALKRHQWLHAEEKPYSCSVCGKGFSLQSRMKEHFLMHSGEKPHSCSVCGKSFSRPDQLKDHSLQHTGKPHHCSMCEQSFALSKQLLKHEKTHTGKRPYSCSVCGKSFSEKAYLEDHRSVHTGEKRHPCPDCDKKFGCASSLRKHRLLHIEGKSHSCSVCGKNFSEARYLKEHFRTHTGEKPFSCSVCDKSFARSAGLKVHHRYHTGEKPYSCTKCGQSFISSQKLQRHQKTHAGLPPVEFQNPVTIEGEREREDEKVGGLIHSAGEEVGWDLHRLGESSEGRTSTSGEPKET, from the exons GATTCTGCTGACccatccatcccccctctctcctgctccactGAACCCAACCCTCCAGAGTCACTGGTTCCTGACTCTAACCATAGAGACATCGACAACTGCAGTGAAATACCCAGATTTAACATTGTAGTCAAGGAGGAGGAAGACTGGGACAATACTG TTGAACGAGGAGCGAGTTCTAACACCAGCTCTAGTGATGGGGCACCAACAGAACCTGAACAGCACCAGGAGAATCCTAGACCTAAGAAGTTTTGGCGCTGCCCAGAATGTGGAATAGAGATCGCTCACCCATCTAATTTCAACAGACAcctgagaacacacacaaaccttGCTAAGGAGTCTTCCGTCTGTCCAATATGTGGGAAAGACTTTGTTCACCCCTCCAAACTGAAGAGACACTTCCGAACAcatacaggagaaaagccttaccagTGCTCTGTGTGCGGGAAGCGATTCACACTACAGCCCCACCTGGAAAGACATCAGATGACCCACCCTGGAGAGAAACAGCCAGACGCGACAAAGAAGCACCCGTGCTCCGATTGTGGAAAGGAATGTTTCTCTGCATATGAACTGAAGATGCACATGAGAAAGCACACAGGGGAGAGACCTCACCAGTGCTCCTACTGCGAGATGAGCTTTGGCTGTAAGGGAACTCTATCGAGACACGTACGACGCCATACAGGAGCACCCACACCGAAACCTTACCAATGCTCACAGTGTGGGAAGAGATACGAGTCACCATCAAGGCTCAGGCAGCATCAGACTGTGCACACTGGAGATAAACCTTACGAGTGCTCTGATTGTGGGAGGGGTTTTGCTTCGACCGAAGGTCTTCGCAAACGTCAATGCAACCATGCCAGTAACCATAGCAACCAGTGTACACTGGGAATTCCAGATATGGCGTCATCGGGCAGTAAAACTATGAATATCAAGATCGAAGACGAGGAACAGGAGCTGGCAATTAATGTCAAAGAGGAGGAAATTGTTGTTTTTGTCAATGCTGATGGAAAGAAACCTTACCGGTGTACCTCCTGTAAAAATACCTTTGTTCACCGTAGCTCTCTAGCAAGACACAAACAATCCCACACTAGTGTCGCACAATACAGCTGCTCAGAATGTGGGAAGGAATTCAGCCAATCGTGGACTTTCAAGATACACATGCAACAGCACACCGGAGAGAACCCGTACCACTGCTGTCGGTGTGATAAGAGTTTCTCAGCTTCACCACTCCTCAAAAGACACCAGCGAGTTCACACTAAGGTGAAACCTTACCCCTGCTCTCTCTGCAGAAATAAATTATCGTCGGCAAATCAGTCCTGTCTCCATGCTGGAGAAGGACCTGTGGCTAGCCTGAGCCAAGCTCCTGGACAGGGATCACAGCAGCAGGTGTCTGCAGTGGTAGAGGAGTCTGTTGTACTGgatgtgaaagaggaggaggaggatcctGCTTTTG CAGAGAGACCTGACCGCTGCTCTGAGAGTGAAGTGAGTCCCTCTACAACAGGACTACCTGAACAACACCAGGGGAATCACACAGCTAAGAAGAATCACTACTGTTCAGTGTGTGGAAAAAACTGTCACAAGTTATCAAAACTACAAATACATATGAGAACTCACACAGGAGAAaaaccttactcctgctctgtctGCGGGAAACAATTCAGTGACAAAGGAAACCTGAAAAAACACCAGACGTTGCACACAGAAGAGAAGCTGTACAGTTGCTCCGTGTGCGGGGAGAGTTTCTCTTCATCGTCAAATCTTACCAAACACCAGAGAACGCACACAGGAGAGAGTCATGGTTTTACACCAGCACTGGTTATCAtagtgaaagaggaggaagaggatccTGCTTTTG CAGAGAGACATGACCACTGCTCTGACAGTGAAGGGAGTCCCTCTACATCAGGACTACCTGAACAACACCAGGGGAATCACACAGCTAAGAAAATTCACTGTTGTTCAGTGTGCGGACAAGACTGCAAAAAGTTATCAAAACTGCTAATACAtatgagaatacacacaggagaaaagccataTCCTTGCTCTGTGTGTGGAAAGGAGTTCCGTGTCAAAAGACATCTTCAAGACCACCAGATagtgcacactggagagaaaccttacgtCTGCTCCAAATGTGACAAGAGGTTTGGTTTTGCCTCAGCCTTGAAAAGGCACCAGTGGTTACACGCAGAAGAGAAACCTTACTCTTGCTCTGTGTGTGGGAAGGGTTTTAGCTTACAATCACGCATGAAGGAACACTTCCTGATGCACTCAGGAGAAAAACCCCACTCCTGCTCtgtctgtggaaagagtttcagcCGTCCAGATCAGTTAAAGGACCACTCTCTGCAACACACAGGGAAACCCCACCACTGTTCTATGTGTGAGCAAAGCTTTGCCTTGTCTAAACAACTCCTGAAGCACGAGAAGACTCACACAGGAAAGAGACCTTATAGTTGCTCtgtgtgtgggaagagtttcagtgAGAAGGCGTATCTTGAAGACCACCGGTCagtgcacactggagagaaacgaCACCCTTGCCCTGATTGTGACAAGAAGTTTGGATGTGCTTCGTCCCTGCGTAAACACAGACTGTTGCACATAGAAGGGAAATCCCACTCCTGCTCTGTGTGTGGGAAGAATTTTTCTGAAGCACGTTACTTGAAGGAGCATTTCcggacacacactggagagaaacctttctCCTGCTCTGTCTGCGATAAGAGTTTTGCGAGATCAGCAGGCCTTAAAGTCCACCACAGATAtcatacaggagagaaaccttacagctGCACTAAATGCGGCCAGAGCTTCATTAGTTCTCAAAAACTTCAGAGACATCAGAAAACTCATGCTGGTTTACCACCTGTTGAGTTTCAAAACCCTGTTACAATtgaaggagagcgggagagagaagatgagaaagTTGGTGGTCTGATTCATTCAGCTGGAGAAGAGGTTGGTTGGGATCTTCATCGTCTCG GCGAAAGTTCGGAGGGGAGAACCTCTACATCAGGAGAACCTAAAGAAACCTAG
- the LOC110493374 gene encoding zinc finger protein 271-like isoform X1: MHILFSVQDSADPSIPPLSCSTESNPNPSIPPLSCSTEPNPPESLVPDSNHRDIDNCSEIPIFNIVVKEEEDWDVDNTVERGASSNTSSSDGAPTEPEQHQENPRPKKFWRCPECGIEIAHPSNFNRHLRTHTNLAKESSVCPICGKDFVHPSKLKRHFRTHTGEKPYQCSVCGKRFTLQPHLERHQMTHPGEKQPDATKKHPCSDCGKECFSAYELKMHMRKHTGERPHQCSYCEMSFGCKGTLSRHVRRHTGAPTPKPYQCSQCGKRYESPSRLRQHQTVHTGDKPYECSDCGRGFASTEGLRKRQCNHASNHSNQCTLGIPDMASSGSKTMNIKIEDEEQELAINVKEEEIVVFVNADGKKPYRCTSCKNTFVHRSSLARHKQSHTSVAQYSCSECGKEFSQSWTFKIHMQQHTGENPYHCCRCDKSFSASPLLKRHQRVHTKVKPYPCSLCRNKLSSANQSCLHAGEGPVASLSQAPGQGSQQQVSAVVEESVVLDVKEEEEDPAFAERPDRCSESEVSPSTTGLPEQHQGNHTAKKNHYCSVCGKNCHKLSKLQIHMRTHTGEKPYSCSVCGKQFSDKGNLKKHQTLHTEEKLYSCSVCGESFSSSSNLTKHQRTHTGESHGFTPALVIIVKEEEEDPAFAERHDHCSDSEGSPSTSGLPEQHQGNHTAKKIHCCSVCGQDCKKLSKLLIHMRIHTGEKPYPCSVCGKEFRVKRHLQDHQIVHTGEKPYVCSKCDKRFGFASALKRHQWLHAEEKPYSCSVCGKGFSLQSRMKEHFLMHSGEKPHSCSVCGKSFSRPDQLKDHSLQHTGKPHHCSMCEQSFALSKQLLKHEKTHTGKRPYSCSVCGKSFSEKAYLEDHRSVHTGEKRHPCPDCDKKFGCASSLRKHRLLHIEGKSHSCSVCGKNFSEARYLKEHFRTHTGEKPFSCSVCDKSFARSAGLKVHHRYHTGEKPYSCTKCGQSFISSQKLQRHQKTHAGLPPVEFQNPVTIEGEREREDEKVGGLIHSAGEEVGWDLHRLGESSEGRTSTSGEPKET; the protein is encoded by the exons TTGAACGAGGAGCGAGTTCTAACACCAGCTCTAGTGATGGGGCACCAACAGAACCTGAACAGCACCAGGAGAATCCTAGACCTAAGAAGTTTTGGCGCTGCCCAGAATGTGGAATAGAGATCGCTCACCCATCTAATTTCAACAGACAcctgagaacacacacaaaccttGCTAAGGAGTCTTCCGTCTGTCCAATATGTGGGAAAGACTTTGTTCACCCCTCCAAACTGAAGAGACACTTCCGAACAcatacaggagaaaagccttaccagTGCTCTGTGTGCGGGAAGCGATTCACACTACAGCCCCACCTGGAAAGACATCAGATGACCCACCCTGGAGAGAAACAGCCAGACGCGACAAAGAAGCACCCGTGCTCCGATTGTGGAAAGGAATGTTTCTCTGCATATGAACTGAAGATGCACATGAGAAAGCACACAGGGGAGAGACCTCACCAGTGCTCCTACTGCGAGATGAGCTTTGGCTGTAAGGGAACTCTATCGAGACACGTACGACGCCATACAGGAGCACCCACACCGAAACCTTACCAATGCTCACAGTGTGGGAAGAGATACGAGTCACCATCAAGGCTCAGGCAGCATCAGACTGTGCACACTGGAGATAAACCTTACGAGTGCTCTGATTGTGGGAGGGGTTTTGCTTCGACCGAAGGTCTTCGCAAACGTCAATGCAACCATGCCAGTAACCATAGCAACCAGTGTACACTGGGAATTCCAGATATGGCGTCATCGGGCAGTAAAACTATGAATATCAAGATCGAAGACGAGGAACAGGAGCTGGCAATTAATGTCAAAGAGGAGGAAATTGTTGTTTTTGTCAATGCTGATGGAAAGAAACCTTACCGGTGTACCTCCTGTAAAAATACCTTTGTTCACCGTAGCTCTCTAGCAAGACACAAACAATCCCACACTAGTGTCGCACAATACAGCTGCTCAGAATGTGGGAAGGAATTCAGCCAATCGTGGACTTTCAAGATACACATGCAACAGCACACCGGAGAGAACCCGTACCACTGCTGTCGGTGTGATAAGAGTTTCTCAGCTTCACCACTCCTCAAAAGACACCAGCGAGTTCACACTAAGGTGAAACCTTACCCCTGCTCTCTCTGCAGAAATAAATTATCGTCGGCAAATCAGTCCTGTCTCCATGCTGGAGAAGGACCTGTGGCTAGCCTGAGCCAAGCTCCTGGACAGGGATCACAGCAGCAGGTGTCTGCAGTGGTAGAGGAGTCTGTTGTACTGgatgtgaaagaggaggaggaggatcctGCTTTTG CAGAGAGACCTGACCGCTGCTCTGAGAGTGAAGTGAGTCCCTCTACAACAGGACTACCTGAACAACACCAGGGGAATCACACAGCTAAGAAGAATCACTACTGTTCAGTGTGTGGAAAAAACTGTCACAAGTTATCAAAACTACAAATACATATGAGAACTCACACAGGAGAAaaaccttactcctgctctgtctGCGGGAAACAATTCAGTGACAAAGGAAACCTGAAAAAACACCAGACGTTGCACACAGAAGAGAAGCTGTACAGTTGCTCCGTGTGCGGGGAGAGTTTCTCTTCATCGTCAAATCTTACCAAACACCAGAGAACGCACACAGGAGAGAGTCATGGTTTTACACCAGCACTGGTTATCAtagtgaaagaggaggaagaggatccTGCTTTTG CAGAGAGACATGACCACTGCTCTGACAGTGAAGGGAGTCCCTCTACATCAGGACTACCTGAACAACACCAGGGGAATCACACAGCTAAGAAAATTCACTGTTGTTCAGTGTGCGGACAAGACTGCAAAAAGTTATCAAAACTGCTAATACAtatgagaatacacacaggagaaaagccataTCCTTGCTCTGTGTGTGGAAAGGAGTTCCGTGTCAAAAGACATCTTCAAGACCACCAGATagtgcacactggagagaaaccttacgtCTGCTCCAAATGTGACAAGAGGTTTGGTTTTGCCTCAGCCTTGAAAAGGCACCAGTGGTTACACGCAGAAGAGAAACCTTACTCTTGCTCTGTGTGTGGGAAGGGTTTTAGCTTACAATCACGCATGAAGGAACACTTCCTGATGCACTCAGGAGAAAAACCCCACTCCTGCTCtgtctgtggaaagagtttcagcCGTCCAGATCAGTTAAAGGACCACTCTCTGCAACACACAGGGAAACCCCACCACTGTTCTATGTGTGAGCAAAGCTTTGCCTTGTCTAAACAACTCCTGAAGCACGAGAAGACTCACACAGGAAAGAGACCTTATAGTTGCTCtgtgtgtgggaagagtttcagtgAGAAGGCGTATCTTGAAGACCACCGGTCagtgcacactggagagaaacgaCACCCTTGCCCTGATTGTGACAAGAAGTTTGGATGTGCTTCGTCCCTGCGTAAACACAGACTGTTGCACATAGAAGGGAAATCCCACTCCTGCTCTGTGTGTGGGAAGAATTTTTCTGAAGCACGTTACTTGAAGGAGCATTTCcggacacacactggagagaaacctttctCCTGCTCTGTCTGCGATAAGAGTTTTGCGAGATCAGCAGGCCTTAAAGTCCACCACAGATAtcatacaggagagaaaccttacagctGCACTAAATGCGGCCAGAGCTTCATTAGTTCTCAAAAACTTCAGAGACATCAGAAAACTCATGCTGGTTTACCACCTGTTGAGTTTCAAAACCCTGTTACAATtgaaggagagcgggagagagaagatgagaaagTTGGTGGTCTGATTCATTCAGCTGGAGAAGAGGTTGGTTGGGATCTTCATCGTCTCG GCGAAAGTTCGGAGGGGAGAACCTCTACATCAGGAGAACCTAAAGAAACCTAG